A genome region from Eurosta solidaginis isolate ZX-2024a chromosome 2, ASM4086904v1, whole genome shotgun sequence includes the following:
- the LOC137239335 gene encoding cilia- and flagella-associated protein 299-like produces the protein MTTVQQDMFLLDCPTYEDYLDTFITRNDIRFIRNIRFCRMLVELGYRSASEIYTPEQYEKRKAAVQESLWPTKKSAMLFSENMVSHDPVLVELARREKPNTQKIVSTIIFVKHRFKSGFEASGYIDFDQSLRQANLQVEGYTDWLGVFRERVLLRPKPTDLSFYDWHKGTVNYNNSENYLVLHDVENGLIFMHRGDHKKICVDITREMYTNNCTREMHFSDRYGHVIFYDHIIRKKI, from the exons ATGACTACCGTACAACAGGATATGTTCCTACTGGACTGCCCTACCTATGAGGACTATTTGGATACATTCATAACACGCAATGATATACGTTTTATACGTAATATACGTTTTTGTCGTATGCTTGTAGAGCTGGGTTATCGTTCAGCATCCGAAATTTATACACCCGAACAATATGAGAAACGAAAAGCAGCAGTACAAGAATCGCTATGGCCAACAAAAAAATCAGCGATGTTGTTCAGTGAAAATATGGTGTCACACGATCCAGTGTTGGTTGAATTGGCACGACGTGAAAAGCCGAATACGCAGAAAATTGTGTCG ACCATAATCTTTGTTAAACATCGTTTCAAATCTGGTTTCGAGGCTTCTGGCTATATTGATTTTGATCAAAGTTTGCGCCAAGCTAATTTACAAGTGGAAGGTTACACCGATTGGTTAGGCGTGTTTCGAGAACGTGTTTTACTGCGCCCCAAACCGACTGATCTCAGCTTCTACGACTGGCATAAGGGCACTGTAAATTATAATAATTCTGAAAATTATTTAGTATTGCATGATGTAGAGAATGGGTTGATATTTATGCACCGTGGTGATCATAAAAAAATTTGTGTCGATATTACGCGTGAAATGTATACGAATAATTGTACACGTGAAATGCATTTCTCGGATCGATATGGACATGTAATTTTTTATGATCATATTATACGTAAAAAGATCTAG
- the GluRIIA gene encoding glutamate receptor ionotropic, kainate 2 isoform X2, which yields MSFDEAFREINADKLFGVRFQTIKRFVPSDDSYILQQLTCELISDGVIAIFGPSSKATHDIVAVIANATGIPHLEFDWQRESTFQERFNKIMTVNVAPAVSMISKAYLSIIKSSYEWSEFTIVYETKEDLARVQDLMNIQIMNNEFIKLRFIEDYRKDLRVLWKEVSETLHEQRIVMDCRPESLQNLLEISKEFKLLGSFRNWFLSNLNTHNSPLRSMYNADYKANITSVRIKLVDENPYGRKKTRIRPIDEIFGNQTMLPILMYDAVILFTNAVKNVITTMGTFTEPQKRCEFNYFRGNIGGGGRTWYVGQQIVQEMKMISEDDVEPPFKTENLKIDDNGQRTQFNLEIYKPTTGEILAIWHSDGTIGPPTTVQVAASSSATAPDFSLGRKLFIVATRYEEPYFMLKEDAENLRGLEKYEGYAVDLIQKLSEIMDFDYDFLIERSTGKLNPETGEWDGIIRRLIDHQAQIGICDLTITQARRKVVDFTAPFMQLGISILYYKRPPAPKNVFAFLEPFAEEVWYNMMLTQLVMTLLFVLLARFSHHEWKNPNPADPDPVELENIWNKSNSFWLMIGSIMQQGCDILPRGPPMRILSSMWWFFTLMMVNAYIANLAASLTSNKMQSDINSLESLIDQNKVKYGTMAGGSTSVFFSESNETDYKKAWNQMISFAPSAFTSSNKEGVDRVRKGEGNYAFFMETTSMSYNIERSCDLKQVGSQIGEKHYALAVPLGAEYSSNLSVSILQLSEKGELFNLKRRWWTPRNKNFSCTKYVEVDGDELSIIELGGVFLVLGAGVLVSFIIGLCEFLWNVQTVAVVEKTTPWQAFKAELCFVLKFWITKKPAKISESTKTSVSSKSSSKRSRERSRDRSRSRSHNSRVSGRSRRTVKSKISQRERERERSEHSRRYYD from the exons ATGAGTTTTGATGAAGCTTTCCGTGAAATAAACGCCGACAAATTGTTTGGGGTTAGATTTCAAACGATCAAGCGTTTTGTGCCCAGTGATGACAGCTATATTCTACAGCAGTTAA CTTGTGAATTGATATCAGATGGCGTTATTGCTATTTTTGGACCAAGTTCAAAGGCAACTCATG ACATTGTTGCTGTCATCGCCAATGCCACTGGCATACCACACTTGGAATTCGATTGGCAAAGGGAATCCACATTTCAAGAGCGTTTCAATAAAATAATGACAGTTAATGTGGCACCCGCtgtatcaatgatatcaaaagctTATCTCAGTATTATCAAATCGAGTTATGAATGGAGCGAATTTACGATTGTTTATGAAACGAAGGAGG ACCTCGCCCGCGTACAAGATCTTATGAATATTCAAATAATGAACAACGAATTCATAAAATTACGCTTTATTGAGGATTATAGAAAAGATTTACGTGTTCTCTGGAAGGAGGTAAGTGAGACCTTGCACGAGCAACGTATTGTTATGGATTGTCGACCAGAATCGTTGCAAAACTTGTTAGAGATTTCTAAGGAATTCAAGTTGCTGGGCTCCTTTCGT AACTGGTTCTTGTCTAATTTGAACACGCATAACTCACCACTGCGCAGCATGTATAATGCCGACTATAAAGCGAATATAACATCTGTGCGAATAAAATTAGTCGACGAGAATCCTTATGGACGAAAGAAAACGCGAATAAGACCGATTGAT GAGATCTTTGGCAATCAAACTATGTTACCCATTTTAATGTACGATGCTGTTATTTTATTTACCAATGCGGTAAAGAATGTTATTACCACAATGGGAACTTTTACAGAACCACAAAAACGCTGCGAGTTTAATTACTTCAGGGGCAATATTGGCGGCGGCGGTCGAACGTGGTATGTGGGGCAACAAATCGTGCAAGAAATGAAAATG ATCTCCGAAGATGATGTTGAGCCACCATTCAAAACAGAAAATTTGAAAATCGATGATAATGGTCAACGCACTCAATTCAATTTGGAAATTTATAAGCCGACCACAGGTGAAATTCTAGCTATTTGGCATTCAGACGGCACTATTGGTCCACCAACTACCGTACAAGTAGCGGCTAGTAGTTCCGCCACTGCACCCGACTTTTCGCTTGGACGGAAACTTTTCATTGTGGCAACACGCTATGAGGAACCCTATTTCATGTTGAA AGAAGATGCTGAAAATTTGCGTGGACTAGAAAAGTATGAAGGTTATGCGGTTGATTTGATACAAAAACTTTCGGAGATAATGGATTTCGATTATGATTTCTTAATTGAACGTAGTACGGGCAAGTTGAATCCGGAGACGGGCGAATGGGATGGTATTATAAGAAGATTGATTGATCAT CAAGCCCAAATTGGTATTTGTGATTTGACGATTACGCAAGCTCGCCGTAAAGTGGTCGATTTTACTGCTCCCTTTATGCAACTGGGTATAAGTATATTGTATTATAAAAGACCACCAGCACCAAAGAATGTCTTCGCCTTTTTGGAACCTTTTGCCGAGGAGGTGTGGTATAATATGATGTTAACTCAGCTTGTGATGACTTTGCTGTTTGTGTTGTTGGCAAG ATTTTCACACCACGAATGGAAGAATCCAAATCCTGCTGACCCCGATCCGGTGGAACTTGAAAATATATGGAACAAATCAAATTCATTTTGGTTGATGATCGGCTCTATTATGCAGCAAGGTTGTGATATACTGCCCAG AGGTCCTCCAATGCGTATTCTCAGCAGTATGTGGTGGTTCTTCACGCTTATGATGGTCAACGCTTACATTGCCAATCTGGCAGCTTCACTTACTAGCAACAAAATGCAAAGTGATATTAATAGTCTCGAAAGTTTAATCgatcaaaataaagtaaaatatggcACAATGGCGGGTGGTAGCACTTCGGTTTTCTTTTCCGAATCCAATGAGACGGACTACAAAAAGGCATGGAATCAAATGATATCATTCGCACCATCCGCATTTACATCGAGCAATAAAGAAGGTGTCGATCGTGTACGTAAAGGCGAGGGTAATTATGCCTTCTTTATGGAAACCACATCAATGTCGTACAACATTGAACGAAGTTGCGATCTAAAGCAAGTTGGTAGTCAAATCGGTGAAAAACATTATGCATTAGCAGTACCATTGG GCGCTGAGTACAGTTCCAACTTGAGTGTGTCTATTTTACAACTCAGCGAAAAGGGTGAACTCTTTAATCTCAAGCGACGTTGGTGGACGccaagaaataaaaattttagctgcaCGAAATACGTGGAGGTTGATGGTGATGAGCTATCCATAATTGAATTAGGTGGTGTATTTTTAGTGTTGGGCGCTGGTGTGTTGGTGTCTTTTATTATTGGTCTTTGCGAGTTCTTGTGGAATGTACAAACTGTCGCTGTTGTGGAGAAG ACCACACCTTGGCAAGCTTTTAAAGCCGAGCTTtgctttgttttaaaattttggattacGAAGAAGCCAGCGAAAATTTCCGAGAGCACTAAAACTTCCGTTTCATCGAAGTCATCTTCGAAACGTTCAAGAGAACGTTCTAGAGACCGTTCACGTTCTCGTTCGCACAACAGTCGTGTTAGTGGTCGCTCGCGTAGAACGGTTAAATCGAAGATCTCTCAGCGCGAGCGAGAGCGTGAACGTAGTGAGCATAGTCGGAGATATTACGattaa
- the GluRIIA gene encoding glutamate receptor ionotropic, kainate 2 isoform X1, whose protein sequence is MYFRNTVISLVLLIVVEITHEFTAGKVEVKVGALFFRDEADIEMSFDEAFREINADKLFGVRFQTIKRFVPSDDSYILQQLTCELISDGVIAIFGPSSKATHDIVAVIANATGIPHLEFDWQRESTFQERFNKIMTVNVAPAVSMISKAYLSIIKSSYEWSEFTIVYETKEDLARVQDLMNIQIMNNEFIKLRFIEDYRKDLRVLWKEVSETLHEQRIVMDCRPESLQNLLEISKEFKLLGSFRNWFLSNLNTHNSPLRSMYNADYKANITSVRIKLVDENPYGRKKTRIRPIDEIFGNQTMLPILMYDAVILFTNAVKNVITTMGTFTEPQKRCEFNYFRGNIGGGGRTWYVGQQIVQEMKMISEDDVEPPFKTENLKIDDNGQRTQFNLEIYKPTTGEILAIWHSDGTIGPPTTVQVAASSSATAPDFSLGRKLFIVATRYEEPYFMLKEDAENLRGLEKYEGYAVDLIQKLSEIMDFDYDFLIERSTGKLNPETGEWDGIIRRLIDHQAQIGICDLTITQARRKVVDFTAPFMQLGISILYYKRPPAPKNVFAFLEPFAEEVWYNMMLTQLVMTLLFVLLARFSHHEWKNPNPADPDPVELENIWNKSNSFWLMIGSIMQQGCDILPRGPPMRILSSMWWFFTLMMVNAYIANLAASLTSNKMQSDINSLESLIDQNKVKYGTMAGGSTSVFFSESNETDYKKAWNQMISFAPSAFTSSNKEGVDRVRKGEGNYAFFMETTSMSYNIERSCDLKQVGSQIGEKHYALAVPLGAEYSSNLSVSILQLSEKGELFNLKRRWWTPRNKNFSCTKYVEVDGDELSIIELGGVFLVLGAGVLVSFIIGLCEFLWNVQTVAVVEKTTPWQAFKAELCFVLKFWITKKPAKISESTKTSVSSKSSSKRSRERSRDRSRSRSHNSRVSGRSRRTVKSKISQRERERERSEHSRRYYD, encoded by the exons ATGTACTTCCGTAATACCGTCATCTCGCTGGTTTTACTTATCGTCGTAGAAATAACGCATGAATTCACCGCTGGCAAAGTTGAAGTGAAAGTTG GCGCTCTCTTCTTTCGCGATGAGGCTGATATTGAAATGAGTTTTGATGAAGCTTTCCGTGAAATAAACGCCGACAAATTGTTTGGGGTTAGATTTCAAACGATCAAGCGTTTTGTGCCCAGTGATGACAGCTATATTCTACAGCAGTTAA CTTGTGAATTGATATCAGATGGCGTTATTGCTATTTTTGGACCAAGTTCAAAGGCAACTCATG ACATTGTTGCTGTCATCGCCAATGCCACTGGCATACCACACTTGGAATTCGATTGGCAAAGGGAATCCACATTTCAAGAGCGTTTCAATAAAATAATGACAGTTAATGTGGCACCCGCtgtatcaatgatatcaaaagctTATCTCAGTATTATCAAATCGAGTTATGAATGGAGCGAATTTACGATTGTTTATGAAACGAAGGAGG ACCTCGCCCGCGTACAAGATCTTATGAATATTCAAATAATGAACAACGAATTCATAAAATTACGCTTTATTGAGGATTATAGAAAAGATTTACGTGTTCTCTGGAAGGAGGTAAGTGAGACCTTGCACGAGCAACGTATTGTTATGGATTGTCGACCAGAATCGTTGCAAAACTTGTTAGAGATTTCTAAGGAATTCAAGTTGCTGGGCTCCTTTCGT AACTGGTTCTTGTCTAATTTGAACACGCATAACTCACCACTGCGCAGCATGTATAATGCCGACTATAAAGCGAATATAACATCTGTGCGAATAAAATTAGTCGACGAGAATCCTTATGGACGAAAGAAAACGCGAATAAGACCGATTGAT GAGATCTTTGGCAATCAAACTATGTTACCCATTTTAATGTACGATGCTGTTATTTTATTTACCAATGCGGTAAAGAATGTTATTACCACAATGGGAACTTTTACAGAACCACAAAAACGCTGCGAGTTTAATTACTTCAGGGGCAATATTGGCGGCGGCGGTCGAACGTGGTATGTGGGGCAACAAATCGTGCAAGAAATGAAAATG ATCTCCGAAGATGATGTTGAGCCACCATTCAAAACAGAAAATTTGAAAATCGATGATAATGGTCAACGCACTCAATTCAATTTGGAAATTTATAAGCCGACCACAGGTGAAATTCTAGCTATTTGGCATTCAGACGGCACTATTGGTCCACCAACTACCGTACAAGTAGCGGCTAGTAGTTCCGCCACTGCACCCGACTTTTCGCTTGGACGGAAACTTTTCATTGTGGCAACACGCTATGAGGAACCCTATTTCATGTTGAA AGAAGATGCTGAAAATTTGCGTGGACTAGAAAAGTATGAAGGTTATGCGGTTGATTTGATACAAAAACTTTCGGAGATAATGGATTTCGATTATGATTTCTTAATTGAACGTAGTACGGGCAAGTTGAATCCGGAGACGGGCGAATGGGATGGTATTATAAGAAGATTGATTGATCAT CAAGCCCAAATTGGTATTTGTGATTTGACGATTACGCAAGCTCGCCGTAAAGTGGTCGATTTTACTGCTCCCTTTATGCAACTGGGTATAAGTATATTGTATTATAAAAGACCACCAGCACCAAAGAATGTCTTCGCCTTTTTGGAACCTTTTGCCGAGGAGGTGTGGTATAATATGATGTTAACTCAGCTTGTGATGACTTTGCTGTTTGTGTTGTTGGCAAG ATTTTCACACCACGAATGGAAGAATCCAAATCCTGCTGACCCCGATCCGGTGGAACTTGAAAATATATGGAACAAATCAAATTCATTTTGGTTGATGATCGGCTCTATTATGCAGCAAGGTTGTGATATACTGCCCAG AGGTCCTCCAATGCGTATTCTCAGCAGTATGTGGTGGTTCTTCACGCTTATGATGGTCAACGCTTACATTGCCAATCTGGCAGCTTCACTTACTAGCAACAAAATGCAAAGTGATATTAATAGTCTCGAAAGTTTAATCgatcaaaataaagtaaaatatggcACAATGGCGGGTGGTAGCACTTCGGTTTTCTTTTCCGAATCCAATGAGACGGACTACAAAAAGGCATGGAATCAAATGATATCATTCGCACCATCCGCATTTACATCGAGCAATAAAGAAGGTGTCGATCGTGTACGTAAAGGCGAGGGTAATTATGCCTTCTTTATGGAAACCACATCAATGTCGTACAACATTGAACGAAGTTGCGATCTAAAGCAAGTTGGTAGTCAAATCGGTGAAAAACATTATGCATTAGCAGTACCATTGG GCGCTGAGTACAGTTCCAACTTGAGTGTGTCTATTTTACAACTCAGCGAAAAGGGTGAACTCTTTAATCTCAAGCGACGTTGGTGGACGccaagaaataaaaattttagctgcaCGAAATACGTGGAGGTTGATGGTGATGAGCTATCCATAATTGAATTAGGTGGTGTATTTTTAGTGTTGGGCGCTGGTGTGTTGGTGTCTTTTATTATTGGTCTTTGCGAGTTCTTGTGGAATGTACAAACTGTCGCTGTTGTGGAGAAG ACCACACCTTGGCAAGCTTTTAAAGCCGAGCTTtgctttgttttaaaattttggattacGAAGAAGCCAGCGAAAATTTCCGAGAGCACTAAAACTTCCGTTTCATCGAAGTCATCTTCGAAACGTTCAAGAGAACGTTCTAGAGACCGTTCACGTTCTCGTTCGCACAACAGTCGTGTTAGTGGTCGCTCGCGTAGAACGGTTAAATCGAAGATCTCTCAGCGCGAGCGAGAGCGTGAACGTAGTGAGCATAGTCGGAGATATTACGattaa